Genomic DNA from Peribacillus simplex:
GGCAGGGTTGAAATCCCTGGTAGGCGGGGAGATCAAGCAATATACAGCTATGCTTGAAGATTCAAGAAAAGAAGCTATGGACCGTATGATAAAAAATGCCAATGAAATGGGAGCAAACGCAATTGTCATGATGAGATATGATTCTGGGGAAATCGGTACAAATATGAGCGAAATTGTTGCATATGGAACCGCCGTCATTGTGGAGAAGATATAATGA
This window encodes:
- a CDS encoding YbjQ family protein, with protein sequence MLVVTTEKIEGYKIVEVKGPTFGLIVRSRGIGGDIMAGLKSLVGGEIKQYTAMLEDSRKEAMDRMIKNANEMGANAIVMMRYDSGEIGTNMSEIVAYGTAVIVEKI